The stretch of DNA TCAGCGTCCGCCGCGGCAATCAGGTCGCGCTGGGCGGTGATGGTCAGGTCACGCTCGGCAATATCGTGATGAAGGGCACCGCGCGCAAGGTGCGCCGCATCTACAACGGCAAGGTGCTGGTCGGGTTTGCCGGCAGCACCGCCGACGCTTTCTCGCTGCTGGACCGCTTCGAGGCCAAGTTGGAGAAATACCAGGGCAACCTGACCCGCGCCGCAGTCGACCTCGCCAAGGACTGGCGCTCGGACCGCGCGCTGCGCCGGCTGGAGGCCATGCTGATCACCGCCGACCGCGACACCACGCTGGTCATCACCGGCAATGGCGACGTGCTGGACCCCGAGGGCGGCATCGCCGCGATCGGTTCGGGCGGCGCCTATGCGCAGTCGGCGGCCAAGGCGCTGATGGAAAACACCGAGATGGCGCCGAAGGACGTGGTCGAAAAAGCGCTGACCATCGCCGGCGAGCTCTGCATCTATACCAACACCAATTTCGTCATCGAGACGCTGGAATAAGCCGCTGGCACCAGCGGGGGCCGGCGTACGCCCCCCGCGCACCGCGCCCCAACTGAACGGATACCATGTCGCACACCATGACCCCGTCGGAAATCGTTTCCGAACTCGACAAGCACATCATCGGCCAGAACAAGGCCAAGAAGGCCGTGGCGGTGGCGCTGCGCAACCGCTGGCGCCGCCAGCAGGTGGCCGAGCCGCTGCGCCAGGAAATCACCCCCAAGAACATCCTGATGATCGGCCCGACCGGCGTCGGCAAGACCGAGATCGCACGGCGCCTGGCCAAGCTGGCCGACGCGCCCTTCATCAAGATCGAGGCGACCAAGTTCACCGAGGTGGGCTATGTCGGCCGCGACGTCGACACCATCGTGCGCGACCTCGCCGAGATGGCGATCAAGCAGACGCGCGAATCCGAGATGAAGAAGGTGCGCACCAAGGCCGAGGACGCCGCCGAGGACCGCCTGCTCGACGTGCTGCTGCCGCCGCCGCGCGATATCGGCTTCTCGCAGCCGGAAGAGAAGGATTCCAACACGCGCCAGGTGTTCCGCAAGAAGCTGCGCGAAGGCCAGCTCGACGACAAGGACATCGAGCTCGAGGTCTCCGCCGGCATGCCGAGCATGGACATCATGGGCCCGCCGGGCATGGAAGACATGACCGAGCAGATCCGCACCATGTTTGCCGGCCTGGGCCAGGGCAAGAAGGCGCGCCGCAAGATGAAGGTCAAGGAAGCGTTCAAGCTGCTGATCGACGAAGAGGCCGCCAAGCTGGTCAATGACGAGGAACTGAAGCACAAGGCCATCGCCAACGTCGAGCAGAACGGCATCGTGTTCCTGGACGAGATCGACAAGATCGCCAGCCGCAGCGATATCGGCGGCGGCGAAGTGTCGCGCCAGGGCGTGCAGCGCGACCTGCTGCCGCTGGTCGAGGGCACCACGGTCAACACCAAGTACGGCATGATCAAGACCGACCATATCCTGTTCATCGCCTCGGGCGCGTTCCACCTGTCCAAGCCGAGCGACCTGATCCCCGAGCTGCAAGGCCGCTTCCCGATCCGCGTGGAACTGGAATCGCTGTCGGTGCAGGACTTCGAGGCTATCCTGACGCAGACCGATGCCAGCCTGACCAAGCAATACCAGGCGCTGCTGAACACCGAGGAGGTCAACCTGGTGTTCGCGCCGGACGGCATCCGCCGGCTCGCCGAGATCGCGTTCTCGGTCAACGAGAAGGTCGAGAACATCGGCGCGCGCCGGCTCTACACGGTGATGGAGCGGCTGCTGGAGGATCTGTCGTTCCATGCCAGCAAGTCGTCCGGCGAGACCGTGACCATCGACGCCGCGTACGTCGAGGAACGCCTGGGCGACCTCGCCGGCAACGAGGACCTGTCGCGCTACGTGCTGTAAAGCCCGCGGCATGGCAAAACGAAAGGCGCACTGCGGTGCGCCTTTTTGAAAGGCGCACCGCAGTGCGCCTTTTTTCATGTCCGTGCGTTTCCACCTGCCACATCGCGGTAAGGCTCGTAAGCAATGGTAAGCCCGCTGGCCGGCGTGGCCGGGCGATGCGACCCTTGCGCACCTTGACGGTCGATTGACCGGTGCGGGAGCCACCGCATCCCCCTCAACCCACTGGCAGGAGAAATCACATGGTCCATTACAAGACCCGCCGGGTGGTGCTCGCCACGGGCGGCCTGCTGGCCGCGCTGGCCGCCGCAACGGCCTTCCTTTGCATCCGTCCGGCGATGCCGGCGGCCGAAGCCGCGCAATCGGGCACCCTGGGCGCGGCCGCCGCCGCGGCGGCAACGCTGGCGCTGGATTCGGGCGCGCTGTTCACGCTGGCGGACCGCCATGCCGGCGATGCCATGCGCATCGCCGACAGCGGTGCGCCGCCGGACGGTGCCGACGGCCTGGACTGGGACTACGTCCAGTTGCGCCTGTAGCGCGGCGCCATGCCACGCCATGCAAAAGGCCGCGCACGTGCGCGGCCTTTTGCATTGGGGAACCCCGTTCAGCGCCTTCAGCGTGATACCGGCCGCTTGCCCAGCTTGCGCTGCAAGGTGCGCCGGTGCATGTTCAGCGCGCGCGCCGTCGCGGAGATATTGCCGCCATGCTCGGCCAGCACGCGCTGGATATGTTCCCACTCCAGCCGCGCCACCGACAACGGCACCGGTTCTTCCAGCGCGGCCTGCGCCGCGTCTTCCGACACGCCCGCCATCAGCGCGGTCAGGATCGAATCGACATTGGCCGGCTTGGCCAGGTATTCATCGGCGCCTTGCTTGACCGCCGCCACCGCGGTGGCGATGCTGGCGTAGCCGGTCAGGATCAGGATGCGCGCGTCGGGCAGGGCCTGCCGCAGCGGCGCCACCAGCTGCAGCCCGGACTCGGCGGGCGCGGTGCTGCCGGCTTCGGGCGGCGGCTCCAGGTGCAGGTCCAGCGTGACGTAGGCAAAGTCGGTGCGCGCCGCCAGCGCCAGCGCGGTGCGGCCGTCGTGCGCCACCGCCACGGCATAGCCGCGGCGCGTCAGAGCGCGCGCCAGCGTGCCGGCAAAGACTTCGTCGTCGTCGATCACCAGGAAGGGCGTGCCGGCCGGTGCGGTGGCTTCGGGTACCGGGGTAAGGGGTTCGGTCATAACGCAGAAGGCATGGTGGCGGTGGCGGCCGCGGAGGTGGAAAGCGTGGAGAGCGCGGGCAGGCGCAGTTCGGCGACGGTGCCGCCGCCCGGGCGGTCATGCCAGGCGAGTTCGCCGCCCATCTGGCGGGCGGCGCTTTGCGCCAGGTACAGGCCGATGCCCTGGCCGCCATGCTGGCTGGCCACCGGGGTTTCGCCGAGCTGGCCGCGCAGCGCTTCGGGGATGCCGTCGCCGTGGTCGGCAACGCGGAACGACAGCCATGGCGCGGTATTGCCGGGGGCCATGGCGATCTGCAGCTGCAACGGCTGCGCGCCGCGGCTGGCGGCCTGCTGGCTGCGCGCGGCGTTGTCCAGCAGGATGGTCAGGATCTGGCCCACGCGCGCGGTTTCCACCGCCTGCGCGCCGGCGCCCGGCGTGGCCACGGCCTGCAGGCTGGCATTGGGATGGCGCAGCTGCCAGCGCTCGGCAAACGCCGGCAGCCAGCCGTCGATGCGCTGCGGCGCCAGCGTGGCCGGGTCTTCGCGCAGCCGCGCCAGGGTCGAGCGGCACAGCGCCAGCTGCTGCTCCATGGTCTGCAGGTCGGGCAGATAGCCGCTGATGGCGGCGGCGCCGCGGCCGGCGTCGGAGGCATCGGCGCGCAGCTCGCCGGCAATCACCGCCAGCGTCGCCAGCGGCGTGCCGATTTCATGCGCCACCGCGGCGGCCTGGCCGTTCAGGTCCTCGACGCGCGCTTCGCGCAGCAGCTGCTCGCGCGCCAGGTTCAGCTGCGCCTCGCGCTGGCGCAGCACGCCCGACAGGCGCGCCACGAACAGCGCGATCATCACCGCGCTGGCGACGAAGTTCAGCCACATGCCGGCCAGGTGGTAGGTCACCGCGTTGTCCGGGTTGTGCAGGTCCAGCGGCACGTACTCGATCAGCAGCACCGTGTAGCAGGCCAGCGCGTACAGCGACAGCGCAATCACCTGGCGCCACGGCAGGATGGCCGCGGCGATGGCCAGCCCCGGCAGGTAGAACGAGACGAACGGGTTGGTGGCGCCGCCGGTGTAGAACAGGATCGCCGACAGCGCGGTCAGGTCGACCAGCAGCTGGCCCATCAGCTCGGCCTCGCCGGGCGCGCTGTTGCGCCGCGTGTGCTGGCGCAGCCGCAGGCCGGTGAGCAGGTTGAACAGCGCCTGCAGCCCCAGCACCACCAGCAGCGGCGTGTAGGGCAGGCGGATGCCGGCAATCGGCTCGCACACCAGCACGGTCAGCGCCTGTCCGCCCAGCAGCGCCCAGCGCAGCCAGAACAGCCGGCGCAGCGTCACCTGGCCATGGCGTGCCGAACTGCCGGCCGGCAGGGGCGACAGGAACGGGAAGTCAGGCAGGCGGGTCACGGCTGGGGCGGTGCGCATGGCGCGAGTGTATCAATGCCGCCGCGGGGCGCCGGCGCGTGCGACACCTTGCCGCATTGGCGCGTTGCCGCGCCGGCTGCCAGACTGGCTGGTTGCGTTGTCGATCGCGCGTGCCGGGCGGCTACGGCGGGCTCGGGCATGGGCGGTCCCCGCATGGTCTAATGTCTGCTTTCAGGAGAGCCTTTGATGCAAGCCAAATTCCGCCCGGCCACGCTGGCCGCTACCTTTGCCCTGGCCGCCACGCTGGCATCGGGCGCCGCGCTGGCGCAGGTCGATGTCAGCAGCGCCTGGGTGCGCGGCACGGTGCCGACCCAGACCGCTTCGGGCGCCTTCATGGTGCTGCACGCGCACCAGGACGCAAAGCTGGTCGGCGTCTCGTCGCCGGTGGCGTCGGCCGAGCTGCACGAGATGAAGATGGAAGGCAACGTGATGCGCATGCGCCAGATCAAGTCGCTGGACCTGCCCAGGATGCAGAACGTCGAACTGAAGCCGGGCGGCTACCACGTGATGCTGATGGACCTGAAGGCCCAGCTCAAGCCCGGCGATACCGTGCCCATCACGCTGAAGATCGAGCAGGGCGGCAAGGTGATCGAGCAGAAAGTCACGGCCGAAGTGCGCAGCATGGTGCCGGGCGCCGCCAGCGGCGGCCACGGCGAGCACAAGCACTGACCGGCGGCCGGCCCGCGCCGGGGCGTCAGCCGCGCAGGCTGATCGGCTCGTCCGCTTCCGGGCTCGACGCCGCCGCCAGCACGCGCTCGCGCAGCCAGGCGTGGGCGGGATCGGCCTCGGTGCGCTGGTGCCAGATCATGCTGAAGGTGAAGTCGTCCAGCGCGAACGGCGGCGCGAACACGGCGTAGCGCGGATCGTCTTCCAGCGCGGCCAGGCTGCGCCGCGCGGTGGTCAGCACCAGGTTGGTCCCGGCGATCAGCGCCGGCGCCACGCTCCAGTGCGGCACCACGCAGGCGATCTTGCGCCGTCCCCCCAGCTTGGCCACGGCCGTGTCGATCGCGTCCATGCGTTCGCTGTGGGTGGCGACCAGCACGTGCGAGCGCGCCAGGTAGGCCACCTGGTCGAGCCGGCCGGTATCGCGCACGGTGGCGGCATCGACCGCGCAGGCATAGCTTTCGCGGAACAGCTCGGCGGACTGCACGCCTTCGGGCTGGTGGCTGAACACCCCCAGCGCCATGTCGATCTCGCCATCGGCCACCTGCGCGGTCATGCCCTCGCGGCTGGCCTGCGACACCACCAGGTCGATATTGGGCGCGGCCTTGCGCACCGCGCGCAGCAGCCGCGGCAGCACCACCAGCGCGCCGTAGTCGGACATCGCCAGCCGGAAGCTGCGCCGCGCGGTGGCCGGCTGGAAGCCGCTCGGCCCCAGCAGGATGCGCACCTGCGCCAGCGCCTCGGCCAGCGGCCCCGACAGCTCGTGCGCGCGCGCGCTCAGCACCAGCCCGCCCTTGCCGCGCACCAGGATCGGGTCGTCGAGCAGCTGCCGCAGCCGCCCGAGCGCATGGCTGACCGCCGGCTGGCTCAGGTGCAGCCGCAGCGCGGCGCGGGAGATATGGCGCTCCGCCAGCAGCGCTTCCAGCACCACCAGCAGGTTGAGGTCGATTCCGCGTAGGCTATTCATTCGGCGAATATTAAACGTACGAAAGCAGAATTGGAAATTCGCAAAGCGATATTTCAAACTGCTGGCATCGCATCTTGCCCTATGGAGCGCGCCATGTCAGGCACCCAGCTGTCGTTTTCGATCCCGGCATCGCTCTGGCTGCCGCTTGGCACCGCCGTGCTGGCCGGTGCCGCGATCCCGTTCCAGGCCGGGGCCAACGCCACGCTCGGGCGCATGCTTGGCCATCCGCTGTCGGCCACGCTGGTGTCGCTGCTGGTCAGCCTGCTGGCGCTGCTGCCGGTGCTGTGGCTGATGCGGGTGCCGCTGCCGTCGCCGGCGGCGCTGGCGCAGGCGCCGGCCTGGCTGTGGAGCGGCGGGGTGCTGGGGGTGTTCTATATCTCGGCCGCGCTGATCATGGCGCCCAGGCTGGGCGCCGCCGGCTTCATTGCCGCGGTGGTGGCCGGGCAGGTGCTGGCCGCGCTGCTGGTCGACCAGTTCGGCCTGGCCGGGTTTGCGGTGCGCGCGCTGACGCCGACGCGGGTGGCCGGCGCCGCGCTGATCGTGGCCGGGATGCTGGCGATGCAGTGGGACAGCGGCGCGGCCGTTGCGCCGGCGCGTCAGCCGGCCGCTGGATCGGGTACGGAAGCGGGTGCGGATTCCGGCGTCTGACCATCCCGCCGCGCCGCCAGGCACGCCGGACACAGGCAGTGCTGGCCCGGCACGATGTGCCGCGCCGGCAGCAGCGGCTGGCTGGCGCACCAGCACTCGGGCAGTCCTGCCACATAGCCGCAGACAAAGCCTGCGCCGCAGCGGCTGCAATGTTCGACCGGTCGCAACTGCCCGGTCAGCACCGCGGTGGCGTCGCTCATGGCCGCCTCCGCGGTGCTGGCGTCATGGACTGGATTCGGTCGGGCGAGCGAAAGGTGGCTGCTGACATGATGGCAAGTCTTGGGGAACACTGCGCCTCGGTGCAGGCCAAACGGCTGAGACGGCGGGCCGGGAAGCCGCGCGCTTGTTGCATCGACGGAACGCGCCGGTGCCCCGCAGGCCGCTTGCAGCCGCTTCGCCGTGCCCGGTTGGGCCGGCGCGCTTTCGCCCCGCGCGGTTTCTTGTAAAATCGGCGCCTGCCGTGGCCGGATGGCGCACTTTCGGGCGATCCCCGGGGGCGATCCGTCGGGCTTCCCCCCGGGGACGCGGCGGCTTAGCCATCATACCTGTTGATTCTCACGGATGTCCCCCATGAACGCCGACAACCCTGGGCCTGCCGCGACCGCGGTGGCCGCCATCGCTCCCGCACTGAAGGCCGAGATCCTCGCCGAGGCCCTGCCGTATATCCGCAAGTTCCACGGCAAGACCATCGTGGTCAAGTACGGCGGCAATGCCATGACCGAAGAGAAGCTCAAGCACGGCTTCGCGCGCGACGTGATCCTGCTCAAGCTGGTCGGCATGAACCCGGTCGTGGTGCACGGCGGCGGCCCGCAGATCGACGAGGCGTTGAAGAAGGTGGGCAAGGTCGGCACCTTCGTGCAGGGCATGCGCGTCACCGACGAAGAGACCATGGAAGTGGTCGAGTGGGTGCTGGGCGGTGAAGTCCAGCAGGACATCGTGATGCTGATCAACCAGTACGGCGGCCAGGCCGTCGGCCTGACCGGCAAGGACGGCGGCCTGATCCGCGCCAAGCGCCTGCAGATGCCCGACCGCGAGAACCCGGGCGCGTTCATCGACATCGGCTACGTCGGCGACATCGAGGCGATCAACCCGGCGGTGGTCAAGGCGCTGCAGGATGACGCCTTCATCCCGGTGATCTCGCCGATCGGCTTCTCCGACGACGGCCAGGCCTACAACATCAACGCCGACGTGGTCGCCGGCAAGATGGCCGAGATCCTCAAGGCCGAGAAGCTGGTGATGATGACCAACATCCCGGGCGTGATGGACAAGAAGGGCAACCTGCTGACCGACCTGTCCGCGCGCGAGATCGAAGAACTGTTCGCCGACGGCACCATCTCGGGCGGCATGCTGCCGAAGATTTCGTCGGCGCTGGACGCGGCCAAGAGCGGCGTGCATTCGGTACACATCATCGACGGCCGCATCGAGCATTCGCTGCTGCTGGAAATCCTGACCGAGCAGGCCTTCGGCACCATGATCCGCTCGCACTGAGCGGAGCCCCGCAGCGGCGCCGGCCACGGCCGGCCGCTCCGGCATATCCCACCACCTTCCGAGTTGCCCGGCGTGCCTTCCAGTCTTTCCTCACCGCGCCGTGTCCGCGCTCGCCTCCGCCGCCGTCCCGCGGGCGATACCTCGGGCGGCACGGTCTGGCTGTTCGATCTCGACAACACGCTGCACGATGCCTCGCACGCGATCTTCCCGGCGATCAACCGGCTGATGACCGCGTACGTGGCGCGCGTGCTCGGCTGCGACGAAGCCACCGCCAGCCGCGTGCGCGTGGACTACTGGCAGCGCTACGGCGCCACGCTGCTCGGCATGATCCGCCACCACGGCGTCGACCCGGCGGACTTCCTGCGCGCCGCGCATGAGTTCCCGGCGCTGGCCGAGATGGTACGGGTCCGGCGCGGCCTGGCCGCGCACCTGCTGCGCCTGCCCGGGCGCAAGATCCTGGTCACCAACGCGCCGCAGGACTATGCGCGCGCGGTGCTGGAGATCGCCGGCATTCGGCACTGCTTCGAGCGCGTGGTGGCGATCGAGCAGATGTGGGTGCACGGGCATCTGCGGCCCAAGCCGGACCGCCGCATGCTGCGCCGGCTGCTGGCGCAGGCCCGCATCGCGCCGCATCGCGCGGTGCTGGTCGAGGACACGGTGTCGCATCTCAAGCGCTACGCCGGCACCGGCATCCGCACCGCGTGGGTGACGGGCTACCTGCGCACGGTCGCGCCTTCACGACCGCACAGGGTGCCCGCCGCGCCCGCCGCCGCGCATGACGACGGCAGCCGCCGCGACGCCGCGGTGCGCTCGACGCTGCAGGCCGAGGACCGACGCCATGCCGGCCACGCCGTGCAGGAGCGCTCGGTGACGCTGGTGGCCGCCGAGACCCAGGCGCCGCAGGCGCAGCCCGACAACGTGCCGCGCGTGCGTGCGCGCGTGCCGAACCGGCCGGCCTATGTGGACATAAAAGTACAATCGATGCATCAACTCCAACGACGAATGCGGAGAACCGGGTCATGACGCAAAGCAACGGGCGCGAACCAGAGGCGGTCATCGCGGGCAGCGAGCCGGACGCCGACCAGCAGCGGGCGGCGCCGGCGCGCAAGCGTCCGCGCCCCGGCGAGCGCCGCGTGCAGATCCTGCAGACGCTGGCGACCATGCTGGAACACCCGCGCGGGGAGAAGATCACCACCGCGGCGCTGGCCGCGCGCCTGAGCGTGTCCGAGGCGGCGCTGTACCGGCATTTCGCCAGCAAGGCGCAGATGTACGAGGGGCTGATCGGCTTTATCGAGCAGACCGTGTTCGGCCTGATCAACCAGATCACCGACAAGGAAGAGCACGGCCTGCGCCAGGCGCATGCGATCGTGCGCATGCTGCTGTCGTTCGCGGAAAAGAACCCGGGCATGACGCGCGTGCTGACCGGCGAGGCCCTGGTGGGCGAGCACGAACGGCTGCAGGAGCGCATCAACCAGGTGGTGGACCGCATCGAGGCGTCGCTGCGCCAGTGCCTGAAGGTGGCGGTGACCCAGGCCGCGTTTCCGGCGGATGCCGATATTCCCGCGCGCGCCGCGCTGATCATGGCGGCGGTGCAGGGCCAGTGGCACCGCTATGCCAAGAGCGGTTTCCGCAAGTCACCGTCGGACCATGCCGACGCGCATCTGCGCGTGCTGCTGGGCTGAATGCAACCAGCCGGGCCGATTGCTCTATAATTGCCCGGTCGCGCCGATTTGATGACTGGCTTGCGGGCGCGCGGCAGCCACGGACAGGGTTCCGATGGCTCGCCACTATAAATGCGGCTAAAGAGGTTGGGTCGGCGCCCCATGCCACCACGGCAGTGGATGGCGCCGGCACGCGGAATCCCGCAGGGAATCCAGCGAATCCCGACTTGGCTGCGACGCTTGATACGCAAATGCCGGTCGGGTTTTTTTATGCCCGTTCGCCACGGGCCGGATTCCATGACTGATGTCGCCCTGCCGACCGCCGCGCCTGCCGCGTTCGACCTGCCGCCGGATTCGGTCGGCGTGGTCGCGCCGCAGCGCATGCACTTTGCCGAGCCGCTGAAGCTGCGCAACGGCTCGTCCATCGCCGGCTACGACCTGATGGTCGAGACCTACGGCACGCTCAATGCGGACCGCTCCAACGCGGTGCTGGTCTGCCACGCACTGAACGCCTCGCACCATGTCGCGGGCGTCTATGCCGAAGACCGGCGCAACGTGGGCTGGTGGGACAACATGGTCGGTCCCGGCAAGCCGCTCGATACCAACCGCTTCTTCGTCATCGGCATCAACAACCTGGGCTCGTGCTTCGGCTCGACCGGGCCGATGAGCCTGAACCCGGCCACCAGCGCACCCTATGGCGCGTCGTTCCCCGTGGTCACGGTGGAAGACTGGGTCAATGCGCAGGCGCGCGTGGCCGACGCGTTCGGCATCACGCAGTTCGCCGCGGTGATGGGCGGCAGCCTGGGCGGCATGCAGGCGGTGGCCTGGAGCCTGATGTACCCGGAGCGCCTGCGCCATTGCATCGTGATCGCCTCCACGCCCAAGCTGTCGGCGCAGAATATCGCCTTCAACGAAGTGGCGCGCAGCGCGATCCTGTCGGACCCGGATTTCCACGGCGGCAACTACTACGCGTACGGCGTCAAGCCCAAGCGTGGGCTGCGCGTGGCGCGCATGATCGGCCATATCACCTACCTGTCGGACGAGGACATGGCCGAGAAATTCGGCCGCGAGCTCAAGAGCGAGGACATCCGCTTTTCGTTCGATGTCGAGTTCCAGGTGGAAAGCTATTTGCGCTACCAGGGCGACAAGTTCGCCGAGTACTTCGACGCCAACACCTACCTGCTGATCACGCGCGCGCTCGATTATTTCGACCCGGCGCTGGCTTACGGCGGCGACCTGACACGCGCGATGGCGCAGACCCAGGCCAGCTTCCTGGTGGCCAGCTTCGGCACCGACTGGCGCTTCGCGCCCAGCCGCAGCCGCGAGCTGGTCAAGGCGCTGCTGGACAACAAGCGCCCGGTCTCGTACGCCGAGATCGACGCGCCGCACGGCCACGATGCCTTCCTGCTCGACGACCCGCGCTATCACAACCTGATGCGCGCCTACTACGACCGCATCGCGGAGGAGATCGGCGCATGAACGCCCTGGCCAATCCCAATATCCTGGCCCTGCGCCCCGACTTCCGCGCGATCGCGCGCTGGATCGAACCCAATTCCACCGTGCTCGACCTGGGCTGCGGCGATGGCAGCCTGCTGCGCGTGCTGCAGGACGAGCTCGAGGTGCAGGCCTACGGCATCGAGATCCGCGACGAAGGCGTGCTGGCCTGCGCGCAGAAGGGCGTGCATGTCATCCAGCAGAACCTGGAGGGCGGGCTGGCGCTGTTCGAGGACAAGAGCTTCGACACGGTGATCCTGTCGCAGACGCTGCAGACCATCCACAACACCGCGCAGGTGCTGCGCGACACGCTGCGGGTCGGGCGCGAGTGCATCGTCTCGTTCCCGAACTTCGGCTACTGGCCGCACCGCCTGTCGGTGTTCCGCGGGCGCATGCCGGTGTCGGAGTCGCTGCCTTACCAGTGGTACAACACGCCCAACGTGCGCGTGCTGACCATCAGCGACTTCGAGGCGCTGGCGCCCAAGGTCGGCCTGCGCGTGCTCGACCGCGTGGTGATGCACGAGGGCGTGACCGTCAACTGGGGCGTCAACTGGCGCGGCAGCCTGGCGGTGTACCGGGTCTGCGCGGCCTGAGCCGGTCGAGCGGGTTGCGCGCCTAGCCCGGCAGCGCGCCGGCCTGGTACTGCGCCGCGAATTCCGCCGACGGCGGGATAGGCTTGATGATGTCGATCAGCACGCCGTTGGGATCGGCGGTAATGAAGTGCCGCTGGCCGAAGGCTTCGTCGCGCAGTGGCTGCAGGATCGGCAGGCCCGCCGCGCGCAGCCGGTCATGGACCACATCCGCATCTTCCACCTCGAAGTTCAGCAGCAACCCTTGCGCGCGCTGGCCGCGGGCCGGCGGGGGGATGGTGTCGTGGGTGCCGTCGAGCACGGCGAGGCTGACTGACGGGTCATCCGCCAGTTGCAGGTGCACGTACCAGTCGCTGGCGAACAGGGCAGTAAAGCCGAAATGCTGTTGATAGAACGCGGCCGTCCCGGCCACGTCGGCAGTCATGATGACCGGGTAATA from Cupriavidus taiwanensis encodes:
- the hslV gene encoding ATP-dependent protease subunit HslV, which translates into the protein MEQYHGTTIVSVRRGNQVALGGDGQVTLGNIVMKGTARKVRRIYNGKVLVGFAGSTADAFSLLDRFEAKLEKYQGNLTRAAVDLAKDWRSDRALRRLEAMLITADRDTTLVITGNGDVLDPEGGIAAIGSGGAYAQSAAKALMENTEMAPKDVVEKALTIAGELCIYTNTNFVIETLE
- the hslU gene encoding ATP-dependent protease ATPase subunit HslU, whose product is MSHTMTPSEIVSELDKHIIGQNKAKKAVAVALRNRWRRQQVAEPLRQEITPKNILMIGPTGVGKTEIARRLAKLADAPFIKIEATKFTEVGYVGRDVDTIVRDLAEMAIKQTRESEMKKVRTKAEDAAEDRLLDVLLPPPRDIGFSQPEEKDSNTRQVFRKKLREGQLDDKDIELEVSAGMPSMDIMGPPGMEDMTEQIRTMFAGLGQGKKARRKMKVKEAFKLLIDEEAAKLVNDEELKHKAIANVEQNGIVFLDEIDKIASRSDIGGGEVSRQGVQRDLLPLVEGTTVNTKYGMIKTDHILFIASGAFHLSKPSDLIPELQGRFPIRVELESLSVQDFEAILTQTDASLTKQYQALLNTEEVNLVFAPDGIRRLAEIAFSVNEKVENIGARRLYTVMERLLEDLSFHASKSSGETVTIDAAYVEERLGDLAGNEDLSRYVL
- a CDS encoding response regulator transcription factor, whose translation is MTEPLTPVPEATAPAGTPFLVIDDDEVFAGTLARALTRRGYAVAVAHDGRTALALAARTDFAYVTLDLHLEPPPEAGSTAPAESGLQLVAPLRQALPDARILILTGYASIATAVAAVKQGADEYLAKPANVDSILTALMAGVSEDAAQAALEEPVPLSVARLEWEHIQRVLAEHGGNISATARALNMHRRTLQRKLGKRPVSR
- a CDS encoding ATP-binding protein encodes the protein MRTAPAVTRLPDFPFLSPLPAGSSARHGQVTLRRLFWLRWALLGGQALTVLVCEPIAGIRLPYTPLLVVLGLQALFNLLTGLRLRQHTRRNSAPGEAELMGQLLVDLTALSAILFYTGGATNPFVSFYLPGLAIAAAILPWRQVIALSLYALACYTVLLIEYVPLDLHNPDNAVTYHLAGMWLNFVASAVMIALFVARLSGVLRQREAQLNLAREQLLREARVEDLNGQAAAVAHEIGTPLATLAVIAGELRADASDAGRGAAAISGYLPDLQTMEQQLALCRSTLARLREDPATLAPQRIDGWLPAFAERWQLRHPNASLQAVATPGAGAQAVETARVGQILTILLDNAARSQQAASRGAQPLQLQIAMAPGNTAPWLSFRVADHGDGIPEALRGQLGETPVASQHGGQGIGLYLAQSAARQMGGELAWHDRPGGGTVAELRLPALSTLSTSAAATATMPSAL
- a CDS encoding copper chaperone PCu(A)C, which produces MQAKFRPATLAATFALAATLASGAALAQVDVSSAWVRGTVPTQTASGAFMVLHAHQDAKLVGVSSPVASAELHEMKMEGNVMRMRQIKSLDLPRMQNVELKPGGYHVMLMDLKAQLKPGDTVPITLKIEQGGKVIEQKVTAEVRSMVPGAASGGHGEHKH
- a CDS encoding LysR family transcriptional regulator, which translates into the protein MNSLRGIDLNLLVVLEALLAERHISRAALRLHLSQPAVSHALGRLRQLLDDPILVRGKGGLVLSARAHELSGPLAEALAQVRILLGPSGFQPATARRSFRLAMSDYGALVVLPRLLRAVRKAAPNIDLVVSQASREGMTAQVADGEIDMALGVFSHQPEGVQSAELFRESYACAVDAATVRDTGRLDQVAYLARSHVLVATHSERMDAIDTAVAKLGGRRKIACVVPHWSVAPALIAGTNLVLTTARRSLAALEDDPRYAVFAPPFALDDFTFSMIWHQRTEADPAHAWLRERVLAAASSPEADEPISLRG
- a CDS encoding DMT family transporter — protein: MSGTQLSFSIPASLWLPLGTAVLAGAAIPFQAGANATLGRMLGHPLSATLVSLLVSLLALLPVLWLMRVPLPSPAALAQAPAWLWSGGVLGVFYISAALIMAPRLGAAGFIAAVVAGQVLAALLVDQFGLAGFAVRALTPTRVAGAALIVAGMLAMQWDSGAAVAPARQPAAGSGTEAGADSGV
- a CDS encoding cysteine-rich CWC family protein encodes the protein MSDATAVLTGQLRPVEHCSRCGAGFVCGYVAGLPECWCASQPLLPARHIVPGQHCLCPACLAARRDGQTPESAPASVPDPAAG
- the argB gene encoding acetylglutamate kinase yields the protein MNADNPGPAATAVAAIAPALKAEILAEALPYIRKFHGKTIVVKYGGNAMTEEKLKHGFARDVILLKLVGMNPVVVHGGGPQIDEALKKVGKVGTFVQGMRVTDEETMEVVEWVLGGEVQQDIVMLINQYGGQAVGLTGKDGGLIRAKRLQMPDRENPGAFIDIGYVGDIEAINPAVVKALQDDAFIPVISPIGFSDDGQAYNINADVVAGKMAEILKAEKLVMMTNIPGVMDKKGNLLTDLSAREIEELFADGTISGGMLPKISSALDAAKSGVHSVHIIDGRIEHSLLLEILTEQAFGTMIRSH
- a CDS encoding pyrimidine 5'-nucleotidase encodes the protein MPSSLSSPRRVRARLRRRPAGDTSGGTVWLFDLDNTLHDASHAIFPAINRLMTAYVARVLGCDEATASRVRVDYWQRYGATLLGMIRHHGVDPADFLRAAHEFPALAEMVRVRRGLAAHLLRLPGRKILVTNAPQDYARAVLEIAGIRHCFERVVAIEQMWVHGHLRPKPDRRMLRRLLAQARIAPHRAVLVEDTVSHLKRYAGTGIRTAWVTGYLRTVAPSRPHRVPAAPAAAHDDGSRRDAAVRSTLQAEDRRHAGHAVQERSVTLVAAETQAPQAQPDNVPRVRARVPNRPAYVDIKVQSMHQLQRRMRRTGS
- the slmA gene encoding nucleoid occlusion factor SlmA; translated protein: MTQSNGREPEAVIAGSEPDADQQRAAPARKRPRPGERRVQILQTLATMLEHPRGEKITTAALAARLSVSEAALYRHFASKAQMYEGLIGFIEQTVFGLINQITDKEEHGLRQAHAIVRMLLSFAEKNPGMTRVLTGEALVGEHERLQERINQVVDRIEASLRQCLKVAVTQAAFPADADIPARAALIMAAVQGQWHRYAKSGFRKSPSDHADAHLRVLLG